One Panthera leo isolate Ple1 chromosome B1, P.leo_Ple1_pat1.1, whole genome shotgun sequence DNA window includes the following coding sequences:
- the POU4F2 gene encoding POU domain, class 4, transcription factor 2 has product MMMMSLNSKQAFSMPHGGSLHVEPKYSALHSASPGSSAPAAPSASSPSSSSNAGGGGGSGGGGGGRSSSSSSSGSSGSSGGGSEAMRRACLPTPPSNIFGGLDESLLARAEALAAVDIVSQSKSHHHHPPHHSPFKPDATYHTMNTIPCTSAASSSSVPISHPSALAGTHHHHHHHHHHHHQPHQALEGELLEHLSPGLALGAMAGPDGAVVSTPTHAPHMATMNPMHQAALSMAHAHGLPSHMGCMSDVDADPRDLEAFAERFKQRRIKLGVTQADVGSALANLKIPGVGSLSQSTICRFESLTLSHNNMIALKPILQAWLEEAEKSHREKLTKPELFNGAEKKRKRTSIAAPEKRSLEAYFAIQPRPSSEKIAAIAEKLDLKKNVVRVWFCNQRQKQKRMKYSAGI; this is encoded by the exons atgatgatgatgtccCTGAACAGCAAGCAGGCGTTCAGCATGCCGCACGGCGGCAGCCTGCACGTGGAGCCCAAGTACTCGGCACTGCACAGCGCCTCGCCCGGGTCCTCCGCGCCCGCGGCGCCCTCCGCTAGCTCCCCTAGCAGCTCGAGCAATGCTGGCGGCGGTGGTGGCAGTGGCGGGGGCGGTGGAGGCCGTAGCAGCAGCTCCAGTAGCAGtggcagcagcggcagcagcggcgGGGGCTCCGAGGCGATGCGGAGAGCGTGTCTTCCAACCCCACCG AGCAATATATTCGGCGGGCTGGATGAGAGTCTGCTGGCCCGCGCCGAAGCTCTGGCGGCCGTGGACATCGTCTCCCAGAGCAAGAGCCACCATCACCACCCGCCCCACCACAGCCCCTTCAAGCCGGACGCTACCTACCACACCATGAACACCATCCCGTGCACTTCGGCTGCCTCTTCTTCGTCGGTGCCCATCTCGCACCCGTCCGCACTGGCGGGCAcgcatcaccaccaccaccatcatcaccaccaccaccatcagccGCATCAGGCGCTGGAGGGCGAGCTGCTGGAGCACCTGAGTCCCGGTCTGGCCCTGGGTGCCATGGCTGGCCCCGACGGCGCCGTAGTGTCCACGCCAACTCATGCACCGCACATGGCTACCATGAACCCCATGCACCAAGCAGCGCTCAGCATGGCCCACGCGCATGGGCTGCCCTCACACATGGGCTGCATGAGCGACGTGGACGCCGACCCCCGGGACCTGGAGGCATTCGCCGAGCGCTTCAAGCAGCGACGCATCAAGCTGGGGGTGACCCAGGCCGATGTGGGCTCCGCACTAGCCAACCTCAAGATCCCTGGTGTGGGCTCGCTTAGCCAGAGCACCATCTGCAGGTTCGAATCCCTTACATTGTCGCACAACAATATGATCGCGCTCAAACCCATCCTGCAAGCGTGGCTCGAAGAGGCCGAGAAGTCCCACCGAGAGAAGCTCACCAAGCCGGAGCTCTTCAACGGCGCGGAGAAGAAGCGCAAGCGCACGTCTATCGCTGCCCCAGAGAAACGTTCTCTTGAAGCCTACTTCGCCATCCAGCCGCGGCCCTCCTCCGAGAAGATCGCCGCCATCGCGGAGAAGCTGGACCTTAAGAAAAACGTGGTGCGTGTCTGGTTCTGCAaccagaggcagaaacagaaaagaatgaaatattctgCGGGCATTTAG